A genomic segment from Roseibium algicola encodes:
- a CDS encoding MBL fold metallo-hydrolase produces MFRLVPVLLSLLVTAVLAGPAFAVCQLVADAPYRAPGPDEMRIWRASLQANEVQIRYIGHSTFELETPKGVRIATDYNDSVRPLLPPDVATMNGAHSTHYSISPDPNIEHLLYGWNPKGGPLDHDITVDDVRIRNIQTNIRGWDGEERRLGNSIFIFEVADMCIAHLGHLHHRLTQEDLVRLGQIDVVFAAIDNSSTLRLDSLMDVLESIGPAMVVPMHFHFSGALQAFVGRAQEAGYDIVRAQTPALIVSRSSLPTRKTAYIMMPGGA; encoded by the coding sequence TTGTTCCGGCTGGTTCCGGTGCTGCTCAGCCTCCTGGTTACAGCCGTTCTTGCAGGACCCGCATTCGCGGTCTGTCAACTGGTTGCAGACGCCCCCTACCGAGCGCCCGGGCCGGACGAAATGCGCATCTGGCGCGCGTCACTTCAGGCAAATGAAGTCCAGATCCGCTACATCGGCCATTCCACCTTTGAACTTGAAACGCCCAAGGGCGTGCGGATCGCAACCGACTACAACGACAGTGTCCGCCCGCTTCTGCCGCCGGATGTAGCCACGATGAACGGGGCTCACAGCACGCATTACTCCATCAGCCCGGATCCGAACATCGAACATCTTCTGTACGGCTGGAACCCGAAGGGCGGGCCGCTGGACCATGACATCACTGTTGATGATGTCCGCATCCGCAATATCCAGACCAACATCCGTGGCTGGGACGGGGAAGAACGCCGGCTCGGCAATTCGATCTTCATCTTCGAGGTCGCCGACATGTGCATTGCGCATCTCGGCCACCTGCATCACCGGCTTACGCAGGAAGATCTCGTCCGCCTTGGTCAGATCGACGTCGTATTTGCGGCCATAGACAATTCCTCGACGCTCCGGCTGGACAGCCTGATGGACGTTCTGGAAAGCATCGGCCCTGCGATGGTCGTGCCGATGCACTTCCATTTTTCCGGAGCACTTCAGGCCTTTGTCGGGCGAGCACAAGAGGCAGGGTATGACATCGTGCGGGCGCAAACGCCGGCCCTGATCGTCAGCCGTTCCAGCCTGCCAACGCGGAAAACCGCCTACATCATGATGCCGGGCGGCGCCTGA
- the rsmD gene encoding 16S rRNA (guanine(966)-N(2))-methyltransferase RsmD, whose protein sequence is MRIVAGRFKGAALAAPKSHDTRPTSDRLRETIFNILAHGLDVDLEDARVLDLFAGTGALGFEAISRGARHCTFIEEGAEARGIIRRNMEALGLNGAAKIFRRDATRLGSAGTIEPFDLVFADPPYDKKLGEKALASAAGGDWLKQGALCVLEERSSAHIDVPERFEELDRRQAGDSQVVFLRYGG, encoded by the coding sequence GTGAGAATAGTCGCCGGGCGTTTCAAGGGTGCGGCTCTGGCCGCGCCGAAATCGCACGACACACGGCCAACCAGCGACCGATTGCGAGAAACTATTTTCAACATCCTGGCTCATGGCCTGGATGTTGATCTTGAAGATGCAAGGGTCCTGGATCTTTTTGCCGGCACGGGCGCGCTGGGCTTCGAGGCGATCAGCCGGGGCGCCCGCCATTGCACTTTCATCGAAGAAGGGGCAGAAGCGCGCGGCATCATTCGCCGGAACATGGAGGCCCTGGGCCTCAATGGCGCTGCCAAGATCTTCCGGCGCGATGCCACCCGCCTTGGCAGTGCAGGCACCATCGAGCCTTTCGATCTGGTGTTTGCCGACCCTCCCTATGACAAGAAGCTGGGTGAAAAGGCCCTTGCTTCGGCAGCGGGCGGAGACTGGCTGAAACAGGGCGCCTTGTGCGTGCTTGAAGAGAGATCTTCAGCTCACATCGATGTTCCCGAACGCTTCGAGGAACTCGACCGCCGCCAGGCAGGCGATAGCCAGGTCGTGTTCCTGCGATATGGCGGCTGA
- a CDS encoding pseudouridine synthase produces the protein MTTRKFSSERPGPAKGRGRDKRAPEKRRSAPNDKSKAGPKKGDFEKRAPRPATAPLADEANDRGERIAKVMARVGLCSRREAEVWIENGRVELNGKLLTTPAVTVTADDKVLVDGEPLPMRERTRLWLYHKPRGLVTTNKDPEGRPTVFQRLPDDLPRVLTVGRLDINTEGLLLLTNDGGLARVLELPATGWLRRYRVRAFGKVTQADLDTLKDGIAIDGVLYGAIEATLDKEQGNNVWMTVGLREGKNREVKRVLEHLGLAVNRLIRLSYGPFQLMDLPEGDVREIRGRVLRDQLGDTLAEEAGADFDAPIFHAPKPEAEKKSAGAKRGGGREGGGRESSGRDGGKREASQGRWMTAREGRSETDRKRAAKTERNEKREDRKKASGQGPRKNAGPRQEKVKVSPRSRFRLTSEPKPRKDFGEERFTPPPRRIWGEEGVVEDKQQERRSSRDKDDRRGPPKGGRPPRRGDRS, from the coding sequence ATGACGACAAGAAAATTCTCTTCCGAGCGCCCGGGTCCCGCAAAAGGCCGGGGACGCGATAAACGTGCACCGGAAAAGCGCCGGTCCGCACCGAACGACAAATCGAAAGCCGGCCCCAAAAAGGGCGACTTCGAAAAACGGGCGCCGAGACCGGCGACTGCACCACTGGCAGATGAAGCCAATGATCGTGGCGAACGCATTGCCAAGGTCATGGCGCGCGTCGGCCTGTGTTCTCGCCGAGAGGCGGAAGTGTGGATCGAAAACGGCCGCGTTGAGCTCAACGGCAAGCTGTTGACCACGCCTGCGGTAACAGTGACAGCTGACGACAAGGTGCTGGTGGACGGGGAACCGTTGCCGATGCGCGAGCGCACCCGGCTCTGGCTCTACCACAAGCCACGGGGGCTGGTGACGACCAACAAGGATCCGGAAGGCCGTCCGACGGTGTTCCAGCGCTTGCCAGATGATCTCCCGCGCGTTCTGACCGTGGGCCGGCTCGACATCAACACTGAAGGCTTGCTGCTCCTGACCAATGATGGTGGCCTGGCGCGCGTTCTGGAATTGCCGGCCACCGGCTGGTTGCGCCGCTACCGCGTGCGCGCCTTCGGCAAGGTGACCCAGGCGGATCTCGACACATTGAAGGACGGTATCGCGATCGATGGCGTGCTCTATGGCGCGATTGAGGCGACGCTCGACAAGGAGCAGGGCAACAACGTCTGGATGACGGTCGGCCTGCGCGAAGGCAAGAACCGTGAGGTCAAGCGGGTTCTGGAACATCTCGGCCTTGCCGTGAACCGCCTGATCCGCCTGTCCTATGGCCCGTTCCAGCTGATGGATCTGCCGGAAGGCGACGTCCGTGAAATCCGGGGCCGCGTTTTGCGTGACCAGTTGGGCGATACGCTGGCCGAGGAAGCCGGTGCGGATTTTGACGCTCCGATCTTTCATGCCCCCAAGCCGGAAGCGGAAAAGAAGTCCGCAGGCGCCAAGCGTGGCGGTGGCCGGGAAGGTGGCGGCCGGGAAAGTAGCGGCAGGGATGGCGGCAAGCGTGAAGCCAGCCAGGGTCGCTGGATGACCGCGCGAGAAGGCCGTAGTGAAACCGATCGCAAGCGCGCAGCCAAGACTGAACGCAACGAAAAGCGTGAAGATCGCAAGAAGGCATCCGGCCAGGGGCCGCGCAAGAATGCCGGGCCGCGCCAGGAAAAAGTAAAAGTCTCGCCGCGCTCCCGTTTCCGCCTGACGTCCGAACCGAAACCGCGCAAGGATTTCGGTGAAGAGCGTTTCACACCGCCGCCGCGCCGCATCTGGGGCGAGGAAGGTGTGGTCGAAGACAAGCAGCAGGAACGCCGTTCCAGCCGTGACAAGGACGACCGGCGCGGGCCTCCGAAAGGTGGACGTCCGCCGCGTCGCGGGGATCGTTCGTGA
- a CDS encoding nucleoside deaminase: MDLALEEAEKAAARGEVPVGAVLVRDGEVIARDGNRTLELSDPTAHAEILVIRSACERAASQRLPDCDLYVTLEPCPMCAGAISFARVRRLYYGAGDEKGGAVDHGTRFFCQPTCHHTPDVYSGIGATRAAGLLRSFFQAKR; the protein is encoded by the coding sequence ATGGATCTCGCGCTCGAAGAGGCCGAGAAAGCGGCGGCACGCGGTGAAGTGCCGGTCGGTGCGGTGCTCGTTCGCGATGGTGAAGTGATCGCTCGAGACGGGAACCGGACGCTGGAGCTCAGCGATCCGACAGCTCACGCAGAAATTCTCGTGATCCGCTCCGCATGCGAACGGGCAGCTTCGCAACGCCTTCCGGACTGCGATCTCTACGTGACGCTCGAACCGTGTCCCATGTGTGCGGGAGCGATCTCCTTCGCGCGGGTCCGCCGGCTTTACTATGGCGCAGGAGATGAAAAGGGCGGCGCGGTCGATCATGGCACCCGCTTTTTCTGCCAGCCGACGTGTCATCACACACCGGATGTCTATTCCGGCATAGGCGCGACACGCGCGGCGGGGTTGCTCAGATCGTTCTTTCAGGCAAAGCGTTAA
- a CDS encoding porin — MTRNVVLGAIAGFFAAASPALSADLPVAPEPVDYVRICDAYGARFYYIPGTETCLRVGGRVRTEFRVRNFGEAENAWGDRDTDGYQWRSRGYLYLDARTATEFGTLRAFIESYITLTNASTSTTLDKAYIQWGGLLAGHNGSNFDFFTGYAFNAQIESYSDRKLNQVAYTMAFGNGFNATVALEDRSGREENIAFNGTNQSYGGTRAPDFVAALGVNQGWGQAQIMGALHQVYPSAAYNGLAGRTEDELGWAAGAGVTVNFGGFAKGGAVSLQAVYTDGASGYGSTGWNSRITDAVWNGSSTETTKTLNIFGGVTLGVTDTVQVNVEGGYHDVDGGTSAYDFTQWDATANVVWEPVSGFLMGPEFQYRDVDYSRSSGLNDTYELYGTFRLQRTF, encoded by the coding sequence ATGACTCGTAATGTTGTTCTCGGGGCAATTGCCGGTTTCTTCGCGGCCGCAAGTCCGGCGCTTTCGGCCGACCTGCCAGTGGCTCCGGAACCTGTCGACTATGTCCGGATCTGTGACGCCTACGGCGCGCGCTTCTATTACATTCCCGGCACCGAAACCTGCCTGCGCGTAGGTGGTCGTGTCCGGACCGAATTCCGCGTCCGCAACTTCGGCGAGGCCGAAAACGCCTGGGGCGACCGGGACACCGACGGTTACCAGTGGCGTTCGCGCGGGTATCTCTACCTCGATGCACGTACCGCGACCGAATTCGGAACACTGCGTGCCTTTATCGAATCCTACATCACGCTGACCAACGCATCGACTTCGACCACGCTGGACAAAGCCTATATCCAGTGGGGCGGCCTGCTGGCCGGTCACAACGGTTCGAACTTCGACTTCTTCACCGGATATGCCTTCAACGCGCAGATCGAAAGCTATTCCGATCGCAAGCTGAATCAGGTCGCCTATACGATGGCCTTCGGCAACGGCTTCAATGCGACTGTCGCGCTGGAAGACCGTTCGGGCCGCGAAGAGAATATCGCGTTCAACGGCACCAACCAGAGCTATGGCGGCACCCGCGCACCGGACTTCGTCGCGGCACTGGGCGTCAACCAGGGCTGGGGTCAGGCCCAGATCATGGGTGCTCTTCACCAGGTCTATCCGAGCGCTGCCTACAACGGTCTTGCAGGCCGGACGGAAGACGAACTCGGCTGGGCAGCTGGTGCCGGCGTGACCGTGAACTTCGGTGGCTTTGCCAAGGGCGGTGCCGTCTCCCTGCAGGCCGTCTATACCGATGGCGCCAGCGGATACGGGTCCACGGGCTGGAACAGCCGCATCACCGATGCGGTCTGGAATGGCAGCAGCACCGAGACCACCAAGACGCTGAACATCTTCGGCGGCGTGACGCTCGGCGTAACCGACACCGTTCAGGTGAATGTCGAAGGCGGCTACCATGATGTCGATGGCGGCACCAGCGCCTATGACTTCACCCAGTGGGACGCGACCGCAAACGTGGTCTGGGAACCGGTCTCCGGCTTCCTGATGGGCCCGGAATTCCAGTATCGTGATGTCGACTACAGCCGCTCCTCCGGCCTGAACGACACCTACGAGCTCTACGGGACCTTCCGCCTGCAGCGCACATTCTGA
- a CDS encoding alpha/beta hydrolase: MTQTGSGSAEQALNKTGRPGRTLWKAVSRVAVIAGIAYAMAAGYMYFNQRSFIFVPTGELSTPDEKGLSGITVETAAMADGTKVTVWHAPPAAEGAPTVLYFHGNSANVSSRWKRFKQILDSGFGLYAPSYRGYAGSEGSPSEEALISDGLEHFDRMAASGTPVIVHGESLGSGVAAAVAAERSQTDLVVLEAPYTALIDMAWDRYPWLPVGLMMSDPMATRDRVGKIAAPVLIVHGTEDRVIPVEHGRRLYEFAKDPRQLVIVEGGGHSNLWSNGMWDFVLAAWVKWREGS; this comes from the coding sequence ATGACACAAACCGGCTCCGGCAGCGCGGAACAGGCATTGAACAAGACCGGCAGACCTGGGCGCACGCTTTGGAAAGCCGTCTCGCGTGTGGCTGTCATTGCCGGCATCGCCTACGCCATGGCGGCCGGTTACATGTATTTCAACCAGCGCAGCTTCATCTTCGTTCCAACCGGAGAATTGAGTACGCCGGATGAAAAGGGGCTCTCAGGTATCACCGTTGAAACAGCGGCGATGGCTGACGGTACAAAGGTGACCGTCTGGCACGCGCCACCTGCTGCTGAAGGCGCTCCCACGGTACTCTATTTTCACGGCAATTCAGCCAATGTCTCCTCCCGCTGGAAGCGGTTCAAGCAGATCCTGGACAGCGGTTTCGGTCTCTATGCGCCCAGCTACCGGGGATATGCCGGAAGTGAGGGGAGCCCGTCGGAAGAGGCGTTGATTTCGGACGGCCTTGAACATTTCGACCGGATGGCAGCTTCGGGCACGCCGGTCATTGTCCATGGAGAAAGTCTTGGCTCGGGTGTTGCCGCCGCAGTGGCGGCAGAGCGTTCGCAAACGGACCTTGTGGTGCTGGAAGCGCCCTATACCGCGCTGATCGACATGGCCTGGGACAGGTATCCCTGGTTGCCGGTGGGCCTCATGATGAGCGACCCGATGGCGACACGGGATCGCGTCGGCAAGATCGCCGCGCCGGTCCTGATCGTGCACGGGACGGAAGACCGGGTCATCCCGGTCGAACACGGCAGGCGTCTTTATGAATTTGCGAAAGACCCCAGGCAGCTTGTGATCGTCGAAGGTGGCGGTCACAGCAATCTGTGGTCAAACGGGATGTGGGACTTCGTTCTTGCCGCCTGGGTGAAATGGCGCGAAGGCTCTTGA